tctataaaaaaaaatacactaaaatataatcactaaacaaataaatttaaagaCAAAAAATATAAGATATGTTACTTCATTACATTAATACATAATCATTCTCTAGGCTGTTAATACGTTATATATGAATTTATCAATAGATAAATATTgagtaataattttattttttaaattatagagTACATCACCAcctttaaattataaatatttatttacgtggaccaataaaattgtgataTTCCACCATGGCAGTTAACAGCTAAAAATAGATGGAAGTGTTAAACTGCTAGCAGAACACAAGTTTAGGAGGTTTTACCACTAGAATTTAGAATTgggggttagttgcaaaaatTTGGCCACTTAAGGAGGTTATGCCGCAAAATTACCCTTCAAAATAATATACGTGTATAGTAAAAAAAGGTATTTAGAAATATTAGAAAAAcatctctaattaattaagtaataaataatatattataatttaaattttaaaaatctctCTAAAAAAGGTCTACCCATAATAATTTCATactatttcatatttatttgtaattttttttcattcccCTAAACTCaacctttttaaaaaatatgtttcttttattgttataaagtattttttttttaccaacaTAAATAATGATACAAATAGTTGAAAGATAGTCTGGTCTCATCAAAATGGATGGCAATTTGTGTTCATGGGTCATGTTCGTGTTGTGTCAACAAATGTATTACAAGTATATGCTAAACACAACCCATTTAATATTgtgtcaaaaaataaaattcaaatacgATTCATGTAACCCGTTTATAAATGGTGGAGTGAGATACTAATGGATTTACAATAATGAGTTTGAATATAATGACAACTATAAATAAGATACGGTGATAACAACGATTTTGAATTAACGTAGTCCCGACTATAAGATAATGATACAACACTTCTGAAATTACATagtcatttttttattgatttattgattattttttttaagcctTGTGTAAGGATTCTTTaaagtttctttttattataatgtttgaagatatatttttatttcatttatttattaaataaaaattgtatgataatttttattttattttacattttttaggCCTCAATTTTATGTAAggattcttcaatttttttttattttaatgtttgaagatatatctttattttatttatttattaaataaaaaattatatgataatttttattttatttttacatttctgaatgaaaaaattAGTCAAATAGTTAgtcatattattaaaaaaaatatcaaaatataaacGCAGGTTAGACGACGTCGTGTAATTGCAATGTGAAATACTATACAAAGCTTTGTTTCcctctaaaaaaaattagtctccCTCCAAATTTCAACTCCAAAGTGGTCAAGTCCccaacctaaaaagaaaaaaagacgaCACAGAGATTTcatacttaaaaaatataaactcgGAGCTCCGACTCCATTGTTGCACCATCGCCATGTCAAATCGCCAAGATGATCTCgaccttcttctttctcttcaagACCGCGTTTTGGAAACTCCCCCTGCTTCTCCTTCTCGCCCCCATTCCCCCGgtaaagttttctattttttttttcttttctttccaaCTTACTTGAACAATTGCTCATTTTCGCTCTCTATTCATGGATACTAATGAgattctcactctctctctctctctctctatatatatatatatatgtatatatatatatttgtttcaaTAGAGTATTGCTCAGATGAGGGACCTCCGAGCCGAAAAGGACAGGCGGACATGTCCGTGTTTAGGGAAGCTGTTCTAGATTGTCTTGACTACGAGCCCGATCATATACAAAAGGCTTCAAAATCAAGCCAGACAAAGCTCTGTAATGAACCCGGGGTCGAGAGGTTTTCGGGTCTACGAATTAGGtacatttctttttctttgttccTTCTTGATTAGTACAAATCTAGGTAAAACTAAAACCCTTTTCAATCATGCCTTTTTAATTGTTCAGGAATGAGTCAGTGACCCCTGCCGAGCTTAAGAACCATTTCTCAGACATTCGTTTCGTTCGGTTATCAACTATAAAGTATGTAATAGCTCTTAATAGACAGACATGTTTGCATTTTTATTTCTGTCATTAGTGCTCTTTAGCTACTTGAAGAAGCAAAATCTGTGTTGGGGATTCCTTTCCCTAATAAAAAGTATATAGAAAAGGGAAGAAAGTTTGTATGTTTTGACTaagcaattattattatttataggaaTCTGTTGATAGGGGATACTCTTTCTGGGTGTTGGGCAACTGTTGGAGTATTGACTGAGAAGGGAAATCCAAGGACTAGCTCAACAGGGAAGAGCTATTGTATATGGAAAATCGGGTGTTTGGATGAAACTACTGTTTCATTATTCTTGTTTGGTGATGCTTACATAAAACTCAGCAAAGAGCAAGCTGGAACTGTGTTTGCTCTATTTAATTGTACTGTCCGCAAAGATTCTATGGTATTAGATTGTATGCtgatgtttatttgtttttgtttctctTATAAATGTTTCGAAATGTCAGCACATTCTGTGTTTGTTTATTATGCTTTCAGGGTCAGGGTTTCTCTTTGAGTCTGTATTCACCTAAACAAGTCTTGAAGATTGGTACTTCAGTTGATTATGGAGTTTGTAATGGGAAGAGGAATGATGGAGTTGCTTGTACATCAGTCATAAACAAGTAGGCCATATTTATTTTAGGCAAAAGGAAATATGTTGTATATAAAATATGCTCATTACAATAAGTTCTGAACTCTTGTGACTATTACAAGCAATATTCTTATTCTCTTTTTGATAATGAACATGTTTGAAGAAATACTTATGAGGATCGGTATGAAAATTATCATGTGCAGTGACATATTcgagaaaaaaataattgtgtGCAACATATTGATTTTGTTTGTGGCTTAAATATCGAATTTCTTTTTCTGCAGACGTCGTGGGAAATATTGTAAATTTCATAAATCGGTAAGCATGACTCTGCAATGCCACAATTTTCTTTTCGAACAATGTTGCTAAACTGATACTCTTCATGCTACAATTTAACAGAAAGAATCACAAAAGTATACCACCATGCGAAGTGAGCTCAAGGGAGGGTAAGTGATGAATGTACAGAGCATAGTTGATTGCATAATCCACTCTTCGTATACTTGATACATTTTTTGCAATCTTAGTTTGATGAAGCCTTTCATATCTTGTACACAGGAACATCAGAACAGCGTTTAGGGATCCACCCAGATCGGAAGGGATATACATGGTTGATCCACTGGCTGATAAAACAAATTCAAGAAAACCCAAGCAACCTATGAAACTATTGTCTGTTGAAGGACTCAAAAAGGCATTGAGGTTTGTCATTGGTGGTAATCCATTGAAAAGAAAATTACTTTAGTGAAATGTTTATGTTTTGGCAATTTGTTTGCTCATTTGTTGCAGTAAACAGTAATGCAGGTAAAGTGACAACAAATTCGTACTCGCAAGGAATAAGATTTCTTACAGAGATCACAGGTCAGAATCCTAAACTTTTAGCTCTTGCTGGAGTACCTTTTGTgagctttttcttttttccccgAGATAATTAAGGATTATGTGGCGTCTTTTTTATTGCAGGGAAAGCAGGAAGCAATAACATAAAGAAGGAATCAGCTATGCAAAACCAAGAATGCAATAGCTTTCAGAAGAGGTAATTCAAGGTTCTTTTTTCTGCTGTCTGTATCACATTCGTATATGCATGCCAACTTTTAAACCTTTTCACTGATGATTTTGATGTAAGCATTTCTCAGAAAAGCATCTAGTTTGATCACACATTCTTCTGAAGCTATGAGAAATCAACAACTCAatgcaaaaagaaataaaactgAAAAGGAGCAAACTTCAGCAGACAAAACCAAGCAGGGAACAGAAAAGAtgattgaattagattttgttaGCTCAGATGAAGAAATGTGAGCCTTAAAGCCATTGGTCCTCATGATCACCTTGCCAATAATGAACATTTTGACTAAGAAAGTAATACGGCAAGGCTGTAAAGATTTTACAGTTCTCTGTCTGATATAACCTTTGGCAACACTTGCTTTACTCAGAAGATACAACTCAATGGAGCTAGTGCCTCTTAGATTGGAGTCAGCCAGGCATATTGTTATTTCACTCCCTCAATATGGTACCGATTTTCCAAGACAAACCAATTTGGAGGGTTGTTAAGAGCTATCTGATTTAGTCACTAGCACAAATAAGAAATTGCAAGATTTATATGTGACAGTTACTATCGTATATTATTCTTGTGAGCGAGGATGTTATTTGCTCTAGTGTTGGACTAATAATGTTCTAGTTGGACTCAAACAGTCAGCCTCAGGGCATACCATAATCGAAATTGACACTTGGGTATGTGCAGCGTACTGTTTTACCTATTagttattgattaatttatttggcTTAGGACTTAGTCATGCAAAATTTTATCATTATACCAACAAAACTCTCATTTTTATTCCTCTGATCTCAATTTTCCAATCAGCAATTGAGAAGGTTGATATGTATACTTGTCAGTTTAATTACTAATTAGGATTAGTGGAcagttataaaaatactaatgtaACTTATAAGCAGGGGAAGCTGTTGAAAAAAAAGGCTTATACAATTGAAGAAAGAGCAAAATCAAGGACAATAACATGGGCTTGTAGTTGGTAATCAGTCAATAATTTTTGGCGTATTTTACTCAAAATTTAAGTTGACTAACAAGGTTTGTAGGTGCACCCAAGAGATTACTTGTTTGGGTGGAATTGGGCCATTCGGCAGTCATGGCAGCAGAGGACGAACCATCGGAAGCCATCTCCGCCTTGCTACAGCGCTATACTGCCGTCTTTGAGGAGCCACGGTCTCTACCACCACCACGACAACATGACCATGCCATCACCTTACGACCGGATGCTGCACCAGTTAGTGTTCGGCCGTATCGATATCCTCAGATCACAAAGGATGAGATTGAGCGGTTGATTGACCAAATGAAAGGCGCCAAGATCATTCAAGATAGCAACAGCCCGTTTTCTAGCCCGGTCTTGTTAGTCAAAAAGAAGGACGGTAGTTGGCGGTTCTGTGTGGACTACCGTGCACTTAATCGAGCCACCATTCCAGATAAGTTTCCTATACCGGTCATTGATGAACTCTTGGATGAATTACATGGTGCTCAAGTGTTCTCTAAAATTGATCTGCGCTCAGGTTATCATCAAATCAGAGTTAGACCTGAAGATGTTCACAAGACGGCCTTTCGCACTCATGAAGGT
Above is a genomic segment from Cannabis sativa cultivar Pink pepper isolate KNU-18-1 unplaced genomic scaffold, ASM2916894v1 Contig3, whole genome shotgun sequence containing:
- the LOC115704790 gene encoding uncharacterized protein LOC115704790, with product MSNRQDDLDLLLSLQDRVLETPPASPSRPHSPEYCSDEGPPSRKGQADMSVFREAVLDCLDYEPDHIQKASKSSQTKLCNEPGVERFSGLRIRNESVTPAELKNHFSDIRFVRLSTIKNLLIGDTLSGCWATVGVLTEKGNPRTSSTGKSYCIWKIGCLDETTVSLFLFGDAYIKLSKEQAGTVFALFNCTVRKDSMGQGFSLSLYSPKQVLKIGTSVDYGVCNGKRNDGVACTSVINKRRGKYCKFHKSKESQKYTTMRSELKGGNIRTAFRDPPRSEGIYMVDPLADKTNSRKPKQPMKLLSVEGLKKALSNAGKVTTNSYSQGIRFLTEITGKAGSNNIKKESAMQNQECNSFQKRKASSLITHSSEAMRNQQLNAKRNKTEKEQTSADKTKQGTEKMIELDFVSSDEEM